AAAGTGCCCCATCGTCTGTCTCCCAACTCCCCTTGAGatcaatggcagttaggcatCTAGGTGTTTTTGAAGATCCCACTGGGCACCCGTGTGCATCTGtgggagcctaaatatctttgaaaacctGGGCCTTAACTTCTCTGCATCACTGTCTGAAAAATGGGGCTAAAGTTACCATGCTGAGGGATGTGAGGATAAACCGACTTCATGTTATTCATCACTCAACCACACTGCCTCGCTGGAGACACTGGAGAGTGGGAGGAAGAGTCTAGGACATGTCCTATTACTAATTGTAAGTAGCGTACAAATGCTACAGGAAATGAtgttggtgattcagtaggtTGCACGCGTCCTTCCAAGGCCACAGCCTGCTGATAGAGGGTGCTTTGCTGCTGTTGTCATCATCACCACATTTTGGATCAGATGTAAACCCGACATCTTATGgttattaaagatcccatggcagatgttttgtttttttcaaaattaggGGTGTTTGCCCTattgtcctggccaaattcttaAAGGCTGATTCAGTTTTGTCTCCCTAGCATTCCACTTGTAGTTCCTGTTGCAAAAAGTGTTTTCACATCCTATCCTAAACTTTTGGGTGATGTTGCTATGGACTGTTAAGCCCCAGAAATGGCTGTGGTTAAATGGTGGGTACATTGATCCCTGTTTGTAAATCCAGTTTGAAATATATTTGGGGGGGTTGTTGGATGAAAGCTGCCTTGTAAATAACAGCCATTATTATCCACCCTTTCTAAGGGTGCTTAAAGATGGTCATCAATTTTCTACCGTTcatagcttctgatttatattaattactatcAATCTCCCCTTCCTTCaatttgttgatttttaaaattatttttatagctcccttcacttcccctctaaaccaggtcaatTTTTTAACCAGTAAGGCCTTCTTCGTCAGTTGTTTTGCCTTTTTGGACATCTGGttaagtgttcttaaacaattcctgATTATCATTCACAGGATTGAAGGGAAAGGCTGCTATACTCTCCCAACTGAAACCAAATATAATGGCAAAATGAAAGATGGAATGTTtcatggcaaaggaaccttgtaTTTTCCTAATAGAAGCAAATATGAAGGAATCTGGGACTGCGGAATATCGAAAGAGGTATTATATCACTAGTCCTTTAGATGTGATCCTGAAGGCTTAGAAACATAGGAATAGAACACGAGGAGGTTGGAAGTTCACCTATGCCAACCCCTGTGGCAGTCATAGGAAACTGATTGGGTGGGGGTATGCCCATCTTATCTAAAGTCTGATCTCTGCTCTGTACTCAAAAGCAAGTTAAAACGCCTTTGCTCCCAAAGGTTACTGCAAATATGCTTTAGGGGAAATTCTCTCTGTTTCAAAGACTGTACATTCAGAAATGTTTGTATCATGAAAGAAGTGGAAGCTATCAAACCagcacctttcccatttttcactCTCAATTTTGGCTTCCCCTATTGCATGTACAATAGCTATTTCCCACTGAACAGGGAAATGATTTGGTTATGGAATGTGGTTCTCATGGATCTGCAGGCATCATTTTCATCTGCACTTAAATGTGGAACAAAACTACATATTATTTATTCTCAGATAACATGCATCCTTGGTAATGGATATAAAAAATTGTTATTCTTCACTCCATTCATCACACTTATTAGTTCGGTACTTGAATTTGTTTTGCAGGGGAAATACACTTTTGCAGATGGTCTTGAATTCAAAGATAAAAAATGGCATTATTGTGATGGCTACGACAGAAGATTTTATACAGAAATCTGTTCCGGTCTAAAACCAGCAGGTACTGAGTTGCATTTGTGTCCGGAAGGATTTAAACCAACAACTATGTTTATTAAGAGAGACTAATTCACCTACATGAGTAACTTGGAGCAGGAACATTCTGGTTTATTTCAGAACTCCATCCACTTGACACTGACAAATGTGGTGAATAGTCTCTTCTTGAGTGATCATGTCATGAGGGCAGGACATTGTAACCTAGCAATTTCTGACATCTGATTAAGCCTTTTATGGGTTTCACATTCACTGCATTCTAGacatatttttattacagaaagctggaacataaaacaaaagaaaacatattATCTTGCACTCATAATTTTGCATAATGTTCTAAAGCACCTGAAAGAATAACAGAAGTCCACAAACAGCATGGTACATGAGATGTGTGGCTTGAAAATGACAAATTTTCAGTGGATACGAAAACATATACTTACTTTATGTCCAGCCTATAAAATGTGTCTGTTAGACACATTTACTAGTTCATCTTTTCACTAAAAGGTGAAAAAATTATGTGATAATCACTGAATAATATATTGGCATAGTGAACAATGACATTTCTCTTTAAGCCATGGCTAGGCTTTCTTGGACTCATTTTGGAGTTTTCAGTGCATGTTCATAGTATCAGTCTTATGGGCTAAATCACAGGACTGTCAGTAAGGGTAACCAAGATCTCTTCCTTTCTGTGCCAAACATTTTCTCGGTGGGCCACTcggtgcttcagtttctccatctgcaaaatggtcATAATAATTACCTGCCATAGGAGTGATGGAAATCTTAATTTAGTAAAGTTTATTAAATGCTTTGAAATCTTGTGATGGAAAGTGTTACAGAGAtgtaaaataatatatatttattatcattatttattttgataaaagAGTACAGTTGTaaaaaaaatgggattttttgtttttctaataaaTTATACTGTGTCTTTTCAGGTATCTCGCAGCTTACAAACTTAGATCCTCCCAGAACGATTCCAACAGGCTGTTATGACTGTGGTGATGGATTCTATAATCCTAATACCAGAGTTGTCATTGATTACAAACTCAGGTTTTTGAGGAATGCAGGTATGTGTTTTTTTCATCTTGAAGTTCAGTGTAAGTTGACTTTGTTTCACATACATTCAATCGTGTATGATTATAGCTGACATTTAAAAACCTGTATTCAAGTTCTGCAGCTACTAAgctaaaatatttcaaacaacATGGATTGTTTGTATTAATTAGTTAATTCCAAGGAAAGTTGCATAAACCATCCTGCACATGGTTTACAAAATTCTAAGTGATGTTTTCACAGGCACATATGAATAAATGCATTTGATTCATATTTAATAGCTTTTAAACCCAGGAAGACTCATTCTCCATTATGATACCCAGCAAGACAGTGTTTTCAAGATATATATCTATCTTTTCAATGGGCTCAGTCCAGCAAGGTGTCAAGCTCTTTGCCCTGATCAGTTAAGTATATGTTTAACTTCAAGCACAGGGATAGTCCCTTTGATTGCAGTGAGGCTGCTCACTTGCTTCAAATTAGGGACATATTTAAGTGCCTTGCTGGATTGTGTCAGTGCTCACACTTGCGAAATCATGTCCTGAGTGCATTTACAAATCTGGATATAGTGTTGGGGGAGGAGagcagggaagaggagagacaAAAAGAACTGTAGGTATCATCTGCTACAAAATATGTCCTATAGTATTTAGCCTGTTTCATAAACCCTCAATAAATACTGATTTAGATTATTACAAATGGCACTGATCCAAAATACTAGAGTGGGCCTACTGATGAGTAAGATAAGTAAAATGCTTTCCAAAAACACAGGAACCTGCACAGATTAGTACATGCGGGAACGCCTAGGAATTcaatttattgttttttaaatgtatgcttTGAACTCATTGTCCTTAGCTACATTTATTTCTGTAGCCTACAGATTGTATCAATCGATATTCACTAACATCACATCATAGAATGCAGTCTAACAAGATAATTGTAAGTAGAATATGCAGTACATTATTCTGATCTCTTTTATATTAACATTCCTTTGAGAATCCAATACTAGCGTAAAGTTAAATTTGTCAACATGGGTGTGAAGGAGGAATGTATCATGTAGGCCATACCCTTCCTCTAAGAACACAAACACAATTGAAAGATCCAGCACTTGTTCGACATCAGAGGAATGTTGACTTCCCCCAGAGAAATAATTCAGGGCACAAGGccactgcagttaaaaaaaaaaacagctgtaggaagaagaaactgaggaaaGAGGTTGGAATGACAGGGAACAGATCCAGAACTATTCCTTTATAGGTTGGTcaggaaaaagcaggaaaaccTCCAGGCTTCTGTCCAAGTCTTGAAAGCATCAAAAGCAGATGGTAGGAAGCATTCAGGAAGCTCTTACAACAGCTTGACAGGTTTAGCCAAATGACACcatcttcctcaggtctgggagtGGGATTTGAGGATACTCCAGCCTTTCACCCTTGTTTGTTGCGAAGCTGCTTGCTTCACTGCTGGTGGAGCtagcagggaaaggaggcactctGCCTTTGGCACTGACACTCCTGCCAAACAATCAATGAATCAAAACATCTTTCTAGCAAGGAACAGAGAAGGCTCCATTTGAATTTGTTGCAGGTTGCTTTTCTTTAATGCAATGTGTGTACACAGAGTATCATAGAGATTCCTGCCTCAGTTAGCAGGACTTCAGTTTCACAAATATCGAGGGCCTGACactcatttacattaaggccccTCACTGCCAAGTGGTGCAACGGAGTCCTAGTGTAATTGAGAGCAGGTCCAGTGTGCATAATGAAAGCAATAGTTTCATTTCTCCTAGTGTTACTAGTCACAaggatttcaattttttaaaaaagatttgaaatTATTTCTCAGTTTATAAACCTTCCTTGGTGATATACTGAAATTTCTGTAGTCTGTTCATGTGCTTTTTGGATCTTTTCTTTTTACCCCCCAATATCATCTAATACACAAAATTGCAGACATGAAAACACATGCAGAAATACCTATTTGTGAGAAGAAATGGTGTTCACATTTTTCAATCAGTCATTTTGGAGTTAGACCCCTCCTACTGCCACTAAAGGAGTATAGCCTTTGAGAACTCTTACTCATGACCCCATTTTTATTGACTGGCCAATACAAAGACCTGAAGATGAATATCTAGAGTTTTGCATCTTTCAATGAAAAGCATAAAATATGAGATTTTAGATTTGCTGTCAAATGGCGAGCAAATTCCAAGGTTAAAGGAGAGCTATGGCATTCTGGGAGTGTAGACACTAGATGCCATagttttcaaagagaaattaCAGTTAGAAGTAGAAGTCATTCCCTGCTGAGGAGGTGGAGTGAAAGGGGATAACTGAGTGTTACTAGCAGTTCTGCCCCACTGATAACAAAACAAAGATGTTTGTGATGTAATATGCTTTCCTTCTGCTTCCGTCCTCCTGATGCTAACTTAACTGGTGCAACCCCTGCTCCTGCTTCTCCTAGTCTGAGATGGATTCTGCTTTGCTGCCTGTTCTCCTTGCCCCTCCTCTGGGACTTAGATGGTGCATAAGCCTTGGGGTTGACCCTCTGCATGTGGAATTGTATCTGATGTACCTTTGTCTCTTTATAGAACATTAGagaggagggcagagaggaggcagAGACAAATccttctctcacttacaccagtgtaaatccagggtAGGTTCATTGAAACCAGTAGGTTAACTATGGATTCACACAtgtgtaactaagagcagaatttggccaagaGACTCAAGACAGGTTATTATTTATTGAGAGGAAAGGTTTTTTTAATGCTGGAGTCACAAAGCAGCTAATAAGCAAGTTATGATTTTGACAAGCCTAGCATCTTGTGACTTAAAAGAAAAGTCCCAGAATGCTCAAATGCGGAGTTTCTGAGTAAATTATTACTATTAGAAGTCAGGAGTATTATTTTATTCTGTAGTTTAAACTGCTGTATTTTTAGAACATCAAGAGTTTATTTACATGTCACTAATATGACTATAGTGAAGGTTGAGATGACACTTTAATTCTAAACCTCAATAATTACATGCTTGCAGCTTCCTCCTAACATTACCCTTGGGACTGAAACTTCTCATGCTTGGTCTGAACGAACCTGGAAGTGAATCATCTTGAAAAATTTGAAGAAATTCCATTTATCCCTTCTGGATCATCCAAGGACAAAATCCATTCAATAATTGTGTAGATGTGTGTGGCTATCCTTCCCTGTCAGTATCTGAGGGAGGCCACGCCCCCACATAGTTGGGCCTCTGTTCAGGCAAGGGTTACTGGAGAATTAGCAATCTCTGAGATGCTGGCCCTCTAAACAGGGCCAGACAGCAAGCCATCTGGGGCTCAGGCTCTCAGGTAGGGCAGGACCACAAACAGTCTtggggctcaggccctcaggcaggggagcaccAGTCTTGGGGGCTCAGGCCCTTGGGCAGAGTGGAGCACCAAATAGTCTGACATCCTAGCTCTGGCAGACAGCAGACAAACGCAGGCCTCTTGGCCTAAGGTAGGGAGGCTGTCACtccaggggtggggttggcagcaggaggtagggggacctgggcccaccctactccacctgGTGCCAGCCTAGGGCCTAACAGTGGCAGATGGTTCCATCACTGAATCAGCGGGGATCCAGTCAAAACATGCTGACCTGGATTCAGACAACAACACAACTGGACTAAAGTCTGGTGTCTCTAGGCTATTTCCTACACTCCCGTCATTGTGTACCTGTTGCTCAGGGTTGTCCTCCATCTCCCCGGGGTATACAGCTAATGGCAGTCCCAAACAGCTCCTCGGTGTTCCTGTCAGCAGGTGGCTCTGGCAGAACCTCCAGGTCCTCGGCGCAGTGGAGGTCTCCATCAGGCTTATGTCACAGCGACGGGCGGGAGACATCTGTGTCCTCCAGCGGCTCTCGCCCAACTGAgctgccttttatacttcctgtcctgcccctctgcttctggcagggcAGGCATGGGTCTCATGGCTCCACCCACCTAGGGGTAGGCGGGGGTTCTTCCCCATCAGTCTCTGAGGAATGTCGTGCACCCTTCCTGTCTTCAGGAGCTTTGTCTTACAATTTAGATGTGGTGTGTACAGAGTACTCAGTGAGGAATGTGGGCTTTGCTTTGTCTGAAGAAATGTAGTTGAGAAATAAAGCCATAACTATTTGAAAATCATGCGTTACTCATGCACAGTGTATTACTTTCCATACCGCTCTTAGCAAGTACCAAATGTGAGCAGGTTGTGTGCTCATTCTCGCAGCCAGGGACTCTAGATGACATCAGAATTGGTAGAGGGGCGAGGACTTGGCAATCTTGCAGACCTAGGGAACTTTCTAGATATGAGGCAGCAAGTTAAACTTAAAAACATTACTTGCTGAACATCATTCTCCTCTGCGCTCCTCTGATGTTGTCCATTCTATTGATGTAGGCAGTGGGTGAATGCTCTGATTCCAGACTAGCCCCTAGTCATTGCCTGAGAATCTGAGAACTTTTTTGGCAGATGCCCTTTGCAAAGGTACAGGAAAAGAAAAGCCCTTCACCACAAAATATCTACATAAAGAGAATAATATTTTCATTCTTCGACTGAACTTAGCTTCCTAGTGATTTGAATGTCTACTTATAAGACAAGATTATTTAGTaatttatatatttgtttctcttttattAGATTTAAGATTCTGAATGTAAATGAGCTCTAGCTCCTGTTTGTTGAAAATCTTAAAAGCTCTTCAAATAATTGTTCTATGGATACTTGTTAAGCTAAAGAAATCAGTTTTGATCGGCAATAAAAGTTCATGCTATTTCAAGTGCAATGCTACAGCTATTTGCTGTTGTATATttaatcattttgaattatatgTCATGTAAAAGATTTTAGCTCTGGGGCAATTGCCAGATGGCTGATTCTGCGTTTCACTACaacaaaagaaataatgtttTTGTAAAGCTCTGAAAAATTGTTGGTAATCAGTATGTTCTTCAAGGACTGGGATCCAGACctgtttaggaaaaaaaaaaaaaagcttttgcagaaattaatttgAAGTGCTTAGTCTTTACCTCTGGGCTCTGAACAAAACAAATTGTGTCtattttttgtggattttttttttatcaatttgACAAATCCAGtgaattttaaattttacatatttttgtgACAAATGCAGTTTGTTTGCAATTCATTCATCTCTCTGCTTGGGGCTGGCAAGCTTACTTCTCCTTAAAAACAAGCAAAGACAGGTGAAGAAAAAGTTGTGCTCAGGTCTGTACATACATATAGATACAAGCCTGTAACCCttgctcacacaagtagtcctTATGAGCCTGAGTAGCCTATTGCTTTTTTTCCCAAACAGCTAAAACAGTTGTCCTCGTCATCTCCTGCCTTGCCTGCTGCTCACTCCTCTTTCTGAACTATCTGATATTACAGTCTAATCCCACCAAAATGCCATAGCAAAAAGTATCTTACTTGTCGGCCATCTGACCAAGTCGCTCCCCTTGCTTCCCTTGACCTCAAGGTGTTGCTCGATTTTACTCCAAACTGTGCCTTGGATCTTGTCTCCTATTATGTTCCCTGAtgtcccctttccccacccttctTCTATTCCCACCATTTATCTTCTTCTGTGCTGCCCCATATTCATGCTACTCCCCAATGTCCCACTCCCCCATCTTCCAAAACCCCAGATagaaaatatggaaaatattagATCAACAAGAGGGACAGAATATTTGTTATTATAAACCCCTTCCTCTGGGTCTCCTAGTTCATCTTATCTTCCTGTGACTGTCTTCTAaactgtaagcttttgggggcagggcttgTCTTAAAGTCTGTCTTGTGCAGTGTCTAGCTGATAGACAgcatttaacaaataatacagatcaattgactttcaatgggattccTTACAGGAGTAAGGATTGAGGAATACCACAATCCCATCTTCTACAATACTAGCAAGAAACTTACCAAGTAATATCTTTATTTAACTCACTTATTTACCTTAGGAACAAACTGCTCTTTGGGTGGTGAGAAGGAACCCAAACATAAGAGAGCAGGGAGAAGATTGCTGGGATTGATACTGGGGACTGCTGTGGGGCCAAGTCAGGGGGGCTGAATGGGAAGACTGAGGGTGGGGAGGAATTCAGTGTGTTTAATTTAAAGAGAAAATACCCTAATCTCATAGAATGAAGTGCTGTGTGACTGTCATCACCCTGATCACTTTGGTTGTACCCTTTTCCCCGCCCTTCACTGGCTGTTGTCTTTTTAGATTGTATTTTCTGTCGtacagggactgtgtcttcccCGTGAAAGCATCTAGCACATTTTGGACATGACTGCAAAATACATACTTATGTCTTCCTCACAGCTAAAGGCTGTGCAAGCTACAGCTATAATTGAGAACTCTATGCTATGTAACCTagagagcatttttaaaaattgaatctgGCTTCTAAGTTTTACTAGTCAATTTACCCCATTCAAAAAACCAGTTTATTAACCAGTATGATTAGCCCTCTCTGCTGCAGCTAGCATGGCTAACATGGTGTTAATATTAATACATGCATCACATTACTAAATCACTGCAATCATGTAAACAACTGTAGCCTTTGCTGATATATTGTTCATTGTGGTTTCCTGAGCCTAATATAATTATCGCTTTGAAACCTGTGAAGGTTTAAATTCCAAATAGCAGCATGCCAAGAACAACAACTTTGTTTGTGTGTTAGCCATCCCATTGCGAATCCACTTAGAAAGTTTTGACCCAAACAGTATAGGGGTTTGTGTTCAGCTATACAGTACGTGTGAAAACAAGTTTTGTAGGAGATGGAAAGTTCATTTTGAGGCCATTTTGGATTTACGCAATTAAATGGAAATGGAACGGTGAGAGTTTGCTTGTGGAAGTAAAGGTTAATTGGATacatattttccattttcttgCCAGCACTGATGTTGTTGAAGTTAGGTGTGGTAAGGAAGGGGGTGCTGGAGATTTTGGGGAGAGGCAGTAGATGTGATGCTATCACAGATGGCTATAATTGTGGAATGGAAGAACATGATAAACTGCACCATGGATGATGGGAGGAGTCAGGTATGTGAGACAATGAACAGCTGTCGTTATTTACGAAGCACTGAGAATATGCTTGGCACTGACATAGATTAGAAGAAGACATAGTTTCTGTTCCAAGGAGCAGACAATGCAGAGGCCCTCTTTTGCAACCTTTGCTCAAGGCAAAGTAGCTCTTACTTATGCTAGTAGTCACATTAGCTTCAGTGAGACAGCTCTTGTGggtaaggattgcaggatcaggccctaacacaGATGCAGACAATCACATTCTAACATACGGGATGTTTAAGGGGACAGTGCATGGTTTTCTCCTTGTGAGAGTCACCGAGTATTAATGCCGTGGGAGATTATAGAAAGATGCAAATACGGTTTAGCAGAGTGGTGGAGGCCTGTTGTTGGCTTGTAGCAGATTGGAAGGTAGAGTATCACAGTTTGGATGGAAACAAAAAGGCACAGAAATCATTCAAAAGAATCAAATGATGTATTCTAATGGCTCACCTAGCAAGTCCTCAGTTTACCTCAAGACTTCAACTATATTTGTGCAAATTATTAGATTTCACTAactttagagtaacagccgtgttagtctgatgaagtgagctgtagctcacgaaagcttatgctcaaataaattggttagtctctaaggtgccacaagtactccttttctttttactaacttTAGAGTAAGTTATTAAGCAAACTTGGCCTCCTTGGATGTTATCAATGTTTTCATACAAAGCAATGtcctttattttcaaaatttgaaCATGAAAGTAGCCCATTTTAGCAGAATATATTTCATGAATGTATATTCTACTGATGCTGCTGAAGAAAACGGAGAAAGAATAAACTTTTAAAGATAAATGAGCTGAAATAAAATTCAACACACAATGTGAAGAACCACACACTACCTAATTCTGTCCAGGATGATAATGTACAGTTGATTAAagagtttgtatttttttttttaagaaaaattacTTCTGAAGGTGAAGATGTGCTCAGACAATCATATTAACATATTCAGACAATCGCAATTTGTAAAAACGTAATTACAACAAGCTATCTGGTAGCATTAATCAAATGTCAAGGtttaattccattttaaatattGATGAAATGTGATTCTCCAGTCTAACCCTGGTGTTGCAGGGTTATGGAAGCCGCCAGCGACAGAAAAAGGGGAACGTGTAGTTAACAAGCAGCTGCCACAAAGAAGGATCGGCATCTGTGATTTAAATTGTTAGCTGCACAGTCAGGTAGAGTGTAAAAAGGGTAGTCAAGAGGCTGTTAAGTCCATTGCTGCCAATTATTAACAATCAGGGAGGAGCTTTAAGACTTGTTCAGTACAATAAACCCAGTTTGTCTTGTTTCAGGGGTTACTACTGAAGAGGTTGCAGCTGCACTGATTCAAATAGCCCTAAAACTACAGTAATTATCAACCAGTCTTCTTTAGCGTGGCAAAAGTATGTTCAACCATAGCTTAACTCTTTATGTTCTAATATTTCTCTGCCTCTTTACACATAGCTAATCCCTGGACCCCTTTGGATCTATATTTTTGTGGTTCCTCTAGCTATCCTGAATAGGATCCTTCATTTCCCTTACCTCAGTCTAAGGAATATTTGTGAGGTGCCACTAGTTGGATAATAGTCCTGGAGGTTCCAGATATTTTGGTCAAGGTCCTTCATTGTGGATATGGCGTCCCTGTTTCTTTTTGGGGCTCCCAGTGCATTTTACCTACcttccagggctgcagccccatCGAAGACAATGAttagaagtcagtgggactgtgaGCGTGAGTGGAGGTTTGCAGACAGCGCCCTGCCAGCTCACTTCCACTTTCTTTTCCACTTGAGTGAGTTCTCAGCTCCGTATGCCGTTTTCAGCCAGCTTTTCTTTTTAGTGCAGCTCAGCTGTGAATAAAATGTTAGGAGGCATAAGAAAGAGGAtggaaaataatactgaaaatatgccAGCCTGTGACACACCCTCACCCTAAATAAAATGTTACGTTCTGGTCACCCGCTTTCGGAAAAGAAAGAGGAGGTGTCCGCGGATGAGTGCTGAATGGGGTTAGAAATATAGAAAGGATACCATGGTTTTGTTTGGAGAGGAGACAAAGAAGAGagggacatgatagaggtatacaaaataatgacGTATAGGTAAAGTAGATCAGTTGCGCCTATATATCCCTTTCCCGTAATGCAAAGCATGGAGACATGCAATGAAAATGAAAGGCCGCCAACTTAAACTATCCAAAGAAATGCTTTTCTATACCGTGCCTACTTAACTGGGTGAACTTATTGCCACAAGATGTTATTGCAGTCAAAATCTTAGGAGGATTCTAGGTATAAGTCAATTGCTAAATGAGAGTGGGTAGGAAGATGCTTTCCCTGTGTACATATTATTGCAAATTCTTCACTATGAGGTTTCTTGCGTCTGCCTTGAAGCAGCTGAtacaggccactgtcagagactaaaacctggatttgtagctctttggggcatggaccatctttttgttctttgtttgtacagcaccttgaacaaagggggtcctgggccatgacttgGGTTCCTAGACACCACAGCAATACAGATAATAATAAATGGATCACAGGTCAGATCCAGTGGGGTAATTGCTATATTCCTCTAAATGAAGCAGAGGGTGCCCTAAGGTAGGACAATGTGCTGTAGTCCCTTCACCAGACAAACTCTTCTTTCTATTCAAAGTGTAAATTGGTAATAACTGACTCCATTGGGACATCTCCTTACAATTCAGTCTTTGTGAAAATTGTACGTAGTCTTTATCAATGCTTATTTGCTGATACTTACTGTGCACAGAATCAGATGGCTGCATGAGCTGAGCTATGGTGGTGCTGGGCCTGGATGAGAGACTAAAATCCTTAGAAGAAAAGACTTATATGCATGTTGTCTATTGAAAAATAAGTTTCCTTCTGCATCAAGCTGGATGGACCAGGCTCCTGTTGAAAACTCATTAACTGAAGTCAAAAACGTCTTGTGCCTTTCATATTGGTCAGCTGAGCAGCAGAATTACATGACCAATGCAGATTCGTTACCAGGAAGGCAGTTTGCTCACTTCATGCAACTCTCCTAAACAATATGATCTTTATCAAAGGAAGCAATGGATACAGGTGGTGTTTAGCAAGTGGAGTTTTTGATTGATTTCCTCATTTTGACAGAAACAGACAATTTCATTTCTTGCAGTTATTACAAATCCAGAGTAACAACTCTTACATTGAGGAGGTTCATAATCA
The DNA window shown above is from Lepidochelys kempii isolate rLepKem1 chromosome 16, rLepKem1.hap2, whole genome shotgun sequence and carries:
- the MORN5 gene encoding MORN repeat-containing protein 5 isoform X1, which encodes MEVTGSTYLGDYVHGRIEGKGCYTLPTETKYNGKMKDGMFHGKGTLYFPNRSKYEGIWDCGISKEGKYTFADGLEFKDKKWHYCDGYDRRFYTEICSGLKPAGISQLTNLDPPRTIPTGCYDCGDGFYNPNTRVVIDYKLRFLRNADDDEHEWIIRTCRKGWDEITGYKPKH
- the MORN5 gene encoding MORN repeat-containing protein 5 isoform X4, translated to MEVTGSTYLGDYVHGRIEGKGCYTLPTETKYNGKMKDGMFHGKGTLYFPNRSKYEGIWDCGISKEGKYTFADGLEFKDKKWHYCDGYDRRFYTEICSGLKPAGISQLTNLDPPRTIPTGCYDCGDGFYNPNTRVVIDYKLRFLRNAASS
- the MORN5 gene encoding MORN repeat-containing protein 5 isoform X3 produces the protein MEVTGSTYLGDYVHGRIEGKGCYTLPTETKYNGKMKDGMFHGKGTLYFPNRSKYEGIWDCGISKEGKYTFADGLEFKDKKWHYCDGYDRRFYTEICSGLKPAGISQLTNLDPPRTIPTGCYDCGDGFYNPNTRVVIDYKLRFLRNAAYRLYQSIFTNITS
- the MORN5 gene encoding MORN repeat-containing protein 5 isoform X2, encoding MEVTGSTYLGDYVHGRIEGKGCYTLPTETKYNGKMKDGMFHGKGTLYFPNRSKYEGIWDCGISKEGKYTFADGLEFKDKKWHYCDGYDRRFYTEICSGLKPAGISQLTNLDPPRTIPTGCYDCGDGFYNPNTRVVIDYKLRFLRNAGVTTEEVAAALIQIALKLQ
- the MORN5 gene encoding MORN repeat-containing protein 5 isoform X5, which translates into the protein MKDGMFHGKGTLYFPNRSKYEGIWDCGISKEGKYTFADGLEFKDKKWHYCDGYDRRFYTEICSGLKPAGISQLTNLDPPRTIPTGCYDCGDGFYNPNTRVVIDYKLRFLRNADDDEHEWIIRTCRKGWDEITGYKPKH